Proteins found in one Zea mays cultivar B73 chromosome 1, Zm-B73-REFERENCE-NAM-5.0, whole genome shotgun sequence genomic segment:
- the LOC103634723 gene encoding protein STRICTOSIDINE SYNTHASE-LIKE 10 yields MGRMASLLLAVALALLLPTSFCAAEPIKTTPTLWSFHLPLPDGVIGAESLAFDRRGQGPYAGVSDGRVLKWGGSALGWTTFAHSANYRKIPLCTASVVPSEQTESMCGRPLGLQFFAMTGDLYIADAYMGLMKVGPNGGEAQVLATQAGDAPFHFVNGLDVDQATGDVYFTDSSAIYPRRFNTEIMMNADATGRLLKYDARTKRVTVLKADLPYPNGVAVSNDRTHVVVAHTVPCQAFRYWLKGPKAGQYELLADLPGYPDNVRRDARGGYWVALNQEKARLDATAPPAKHLVGVRLAVDGAVVEELTAAKGVTLSDVAEKDGQLWLGSIELDYVGLV; encoded by the coding sequence ATGGGGCGCATGGCGTCGCTTCTACTCGCCGTCGCCCTCGCGCTGTTGCTCCCGACGTCGTTCTGCGCCGCCGAGCCAATCAAGACCACGCCCACGCTCTGGAGCTTTCACCTACCGCTTCCCGACGGCGTTATCGGCGCTGAGAGCCTCGCCTTCGACCGCCGCGGCCAGGGCCCCTACGCCGGCGTCTCCGATGGCCGCGTCCTCAAGTGGGGCGGCAGCGCCCTCGGCTGGACCACGTTCGCCCACAGCGCAAACTATCGGAAGATCCCTCTGTGCACAGCGTCCGTGGTGCCGTCGGAGCAGACGGAGAGCATGTGCGGCCGCCCCCTTGGGCTGCAGTTCTTTGCCATGACCGGTGATCTCTACATCGCCGACGCGTACATGGGGCTCATGAAGGTCGGGCCCAACGGCGGCGAGGCACAGGTGCTGGCGACCCAAGCGGGCGACGCGCCGTTCCACTTCGTCAACGGGCTCGACGTCGACCAGGCCACCGGCGACGTGTACTTCACCGACAGCAGCGCCATCTACCCGCGCAGGTTCAACACGGAGATCATGATGAACGCCGACGCGACGGGGCGGCTGCTCAAGTACGACGCGCGGACGAAGCGAGTCACCGTGCTCAAGGCCGACCTGCCGTACCCCAACGGCGTGGCGGTCAGCAACGACAGGACTCATGTGGTGGTGGCGCACACCGTTCCGTGCCAGGCGTTCAGATACTGGCTCAAAGGCCCCAAGGCCGGCCAGTACGAGCTCCTCGCCGACCTGCCTGGCTACCCTGATAACGTGAGGCGCGACGCCAGGGGCGGCTACTGGGTAGCGCTCAACCAGGAGAAGGCGCGCCTCGACGCCACGGCGCCTCCAGCAAAGCATCTAGTTGGTGTCCGGCTCGCCGTAGACGGCGCGGTGGTGGAGGAGCTGACGGCGGCGAAAGGCGTGACACTGAGCGACGTCGCCGAGAAGGACGGCCAGCTCTGGCTCGGATCTATAGAATTGGACTACGTGGGCTTAGTTTAG
- the LOC100283868 gene encoding sentrin-specific protease 2, protein MTTSASPLFPNPRKRHLDASPLPRHFHGPQSQTRLSQRHRRRFFLPLPPKARSFASDMGNHMSSAFGWPSDDGRGLLCCWIGKARGLTVAMDVEAGTGLHLVDRRRVTDSRKTTLKEEAVKPPQWKKRRPFYKEALEAAATHYDPRLEAIGIEIRLQKEKLAYIPKSDKAAKEDMSELFKPLTAEEENDVHDCLYSRGSSSKVLVLHEPSNIEVSKEKFQCLRRGCWLNDEVINLYLELLKEREKREPNRFLKCHFFNTFFYKKLACGKNGYDYKSVKRWTSQRKLGYELIECDKIFVPVHKDVHWCLAIINVKENFFQYLDSLGGMDHNVPKVLARYISEEVKDKSNRVINTSLWHEELVDIPLQRNGWDCGMFMLKYIDFHSRGLPLSFSQEHMEYFRKRTAKEILRLRAD, encoded by the exons ATGACCACCTCGGCTTCCCCACTCTTCCCCAACCCGCGCAAGCGCCACCTCGACGCCTCCCCCCTTCCCCGCCACTTCCACGGCCCGCAGAGCCAAACCCGCCTAAGCCAGcgccaccgccgccggttcttcttgccgCTACCACCGAAGGCGCGGTCCTTCGCTTCCGACATGGGAAATCACATGTccagtgccttcggttggcccagtGATGACGGGCgggggctcctctgttgctggATCGGCAAGGCGCGGGGTCTCACGGTGGCCATGGATGTGGAGGCGGGGACGGGACTGCATTTGGTGGACCGGCGGAGGGTTACGGATTCGAGGAAGACTACGTTGAAGGAGGAGGCGGTGAAGCCTCCCCAATGGAAGAAAAGGAGGCCCTTCTACAAGGAGGCGTTGGAGGCAGCAGCGACACATTACGATCCGAGGCTGGAGGCAATCGGGATCGAGATAAGGCTCCAAAAGGAGAAGCTTGCCTATATACCAAAGTCGGATAAGGCTGCCAAGGAG GATATGTCTGAACTATTTAAACCTCTCACTGCTGAGGAGGAAAATGATGTTCATGACTGTCTCTACAGTAGAGGCTCGAG TAGCAAAGTTCTAGTGCTGCATGAACCATCTAACATTGAGGTTAGCAAAGAGAAATTCCAGTGCTTGAGACGTGGCTGCTGGTTAAATGATGAG GTTATTAATCTGTACCTTGAATTGTTGAAGGAGCGAGAAAAAAGAGAACCAAACAGGTTTCTGAAATGTCATTTCTTTAATACATTCTTTTATAAGAAG CTTGCTTGTGGAAAAAATGGTTATGATTACAAATCTGTTAAAAGATGGACCTCCCAAAGGAAGTTGGGATATGAACTCATTGAATGCGATAAA ATATTTGTCCCTGTGCATAAAGATGTACATTGGTGTTTAGCAATTATAAACGTGAAGGAAAATTTCTTTCAGTATCTTGATTCCCTTGGTGGCATGGATCATAATGTACCAAAAGTACTG GCTCGATATATTTCAGAGGAAGTGAAGGACAAAAGTAACAGAGTAATCAACACCAGTTTGTGGCATGAAGAGCTAGTTGATATTCCTTTACAGCGGAATGG GTGGGACTGCGGTATGTTTATGCTCAAGTACATTGATTTCCACAGCAGAGGACTGCCCCTGTCTTTTAGTCAG GAACACATGGAGTATTTTAGGAAGAGGACAGCGAAGGAGATCTTAAGACTAAGAGCTGACTGA
- the LOC100283868 gene encoding sentrin-specific protease 2 isoform X1, producing the protein MTTSASPLFPNPRKRHLDASPLPRHFHGPQSQTRLSQRHRRRFFLPLPPKARSFASDMGNHMSSAFGWPSDDGRGLLCCWIGKARGLTVAMDVEAGTGLHLVDRRRVTDSRKTTLKEEAVKPPQWKKRRPFYKEALEAAATHYDPRLEAIGIEIRLQKEKLAYIPKSDKAAKEVINLYLELLKEREKREPNRFLKCHFFNTFFYKKLACGKNGYDYKSVKRWTSQRKLGYELIECDKIFVPVHKDVHWCLAIINVKENFFQYLDSLGGMDHNVPKVLARYISEEVKDKSNRVINTSLWHEELVDIPLQRNGWDCGMFMLKYIDFHSRGLPLSFSQEHMEYFRKRTAKEILRLRAD; encoded by the exons ATGACCACCTCGGCTTCCCCACTCTTCCCCAACCCGCGCAAGCGCCACCTCGACGCCTCCCCCCTTCCCCGCCACTTCCACGGCCCGCAGAGCCAAACCCGCCTAAGCCAGcgccaccgccgccggttcttcttgccgCTACCACCGAAGGCGCGGTCCTTCGCTTCCGACATGGGAAATCACATGTccagtgccttcggttggcccagtGATGACGGGCgggggctcctctgttgctggATCGGCAAGGCGCGGGGTCTCACGGTGGCCATGGATGTGGAGGCGGGGACGGGACTGCATTTGGTGGACCGGCGGAGGGTTACGGATTCGAGGAAGACTACGTTGAAGGAGGAGGCGGTGAAGCCTCCCCAATGGAAGAAAAGGAGGCCCTTCTACAAGGAGGCGTTGGAGGCAGCAGCGACACATTACGATCCGAGGCTGGAGGCAATCGGGATCGAGATAAGGCTCCAAAAGGAGAAGCTTGCCTATATACCAAAGTCGGATAAGGCTGCCAAGGAG GTTATTAATCTGTACCTTGAATTGTTGAAGGAGCGAGAAAAAAGAGAACCAAACAGGTTTCTGAAATGTCATTTCTTTAATACATTCTTTTATAAGAAG CTTGCTTGTGGAAAAAATGGTTATGATTACAAATCTGTTAAAAGATGGACCTCCCAAAGGAAGTTGGGATATGAACTCATTGAATGCGATAAA ATATTTGTCCCTGTGCATAAAGATGTACATTGGTGTTTAGCAATTATAAACGTGAAGGAAAATTTCTTTCAGTATCTTGATTCCCTTGGTGGCATGGATCATAATGTACCAAAAGTACTG GCTCGATATATTTCAGAGGAAGTGAAGGACAAAAGTAACAGAGTAATCAACACCAGTTTGTGGCATGAAGAGCTAGTTGATATTCCTTTACAGCGGAATGG GTGGGACTGCGGTATGTTTATGCTCAAGTACATTGATTTCCACAGCAGAGGACTGCCCCTGTCTTTTAGTCAG GAACACATGGAGTATTTTAGGAAGAGGACAGCGAAGGAGATCTTAAGACTAAGAGCTGACTGA